The DNA region GCCtaacgaggctgctttgctggcgCTCATGGAGCGTACGGGATATAGTATGATTCAGGAGAACGGGCAACGCAAGTATGGCGGTCCCCCTCCCGGCTGGGAGGGCCTGCACCCTCCTCGCGGCTGCGAAGTCTTTGTGGGCAAAATTCCCCGTGATGTCTATGAAGATGAACTCGTCCCCGTGTTCGAGTCTGTCGGCCGCATCTATGAAATGCGCCTGATGATGGACTTTGACGGGAAGAACCGAGGTTATGCCTTCGTGATGTACACACAAAAGCATGAGGCCAAGCGGGCTGTCAGGGAACTGAACAACTACGAAATCCGCCCTGGCAGGCTGCTCGGGGTTTGCTGCAGTGTGGATAACTGCCGGCTGTTCATCGGAGGCATTCCCAAaatgaagaagagagaggagatcCTGGAAGAGATCGCCAAGGTGACGGAAGGTGTGCTGGATGTTATCGTGTACGCAAGCGCGGCAGACAAGATGAAGAACAGAGGCTTCGCCTTTGTGGAGTACGAGAGCCATCGAGCAGCAGCAATGGCCAGGAGGAAACTCATGCCTGGAAGGATCCAGCTGTGGGGACACCAAATTGCCGTTGACTGGGCAGAACCAGAGATAGACGTGGATGAAGATGTCATGGAGACTGTTAAAATCCTGTATGTGAGGAATTTAATGATTGAAACCACAGAGGACACCATTAAAAAGGTCTTTGGGCAGTTTAACCCTGGCTGTGTCGAGCGGGTGAAAAAAATACGTGACTATGCTTTTGTGCACTTTACAACCAGGGAAGACGCCATTCACGCCATGAACAACCTTAATGGTGCTGAACTGGAAGGCTCCTGCCTGGAAGTTACCTTGGCCAAGCCAGTAGACAAGGAGCAATACACTCGCTACCAGAAAGCAGCCAAAGGAGGGGCAGCAGCAACCCCTGAAGTAACACAGCAACCCAATTATGTTTACTCTTGCGATCCGTACACACTAGCGTATTACGGCTATCCGTACAATGCCCTGATCGGTCCCAACAGAGATTACTTTGTGAAAGGTTAGTAAGCACAATTAGGGGATGTGATGGGCAGGTTTGATTTCAGGCAAGAGTGGCCCAAAGCCTGTCTGAGACAGATAACAGCtggtgcttttcatttttttcttaaacactcTTTTATAGTTCTTTTTGCTGTATTTATGATCAGTCTCATTTTAATTTATGACTGTGCAGACTGTATTTATGTAGTAATAATTGCTAATGTTCAAACCAGTATAATGGAGGCATTGAAAATGAGCTAAAAGTCTAAGCACAGgatggaaaagaaagtgatctGCTTTTTATGAGTGCTGCAGTAAGTCTGGGCAAATGCACAGTCCAGGGGCTTCAGTCTCTGGTGTCTCCTTCCAAACTGTTAGATCCTTTGCCTTCGCCTGGAGGTGGGTCCTCCCACATCCCAGGGCTGGCCATCCAAAAGGAGCGCTGTCTGGGATAGCCTTAACTGGGAACGCTCCAGGCATCATTTGCCCTCTGCATTAAAATGGTAGCAGTGCTGCATCCTTTAAAGACCATTAAGAACTACAAGCAGAAGGGGCCACATGAGTGCAAGCTAATTTATGTATAATTTAATTAGTTATGgattataaatattaaaaattaaccaAAAGTAAGTTATTCATAAAAAGCCCTAGCAGCTATAACTGGtgttataattataattatcctGTACTTACAGGAATTATAGTTTCCTGAAATCCTTAATGTGTGTTTCCATACAATAGGCAGTTTACCATGAATATATTCTTcaagcacacacacataaaaaaaaagtattcttaacAGTGGCTGATCAAAAATTTCAGCCTCAACTCAGTTTCCAGATTTGTACTTACAATGAACTACAAATGAGTTAATTGACAGTCTAAAGGTACAATTAAGCCGTCAGAGAGTACATTAATATCACAGTGTCCAAAGTACTGTCGTAACGCACGTGGAGTTGCTAACACAAATAGAggtgatatttctggaaatggggCATATTCACATTACTAATAAAattgcagagaaaacaaaagtCACTAGTAAAAATATATCAATAAGGGGACAAAGCTGGTTAAAGGCCAGATTCAGCTTAGTGAGGGCAATCTCTGCAGGGCCCCATCACAGGCAGCTGAGAGGCTGGGTCTCCTTTGGAGGACAGCTGAGAGAGAAGCTAGAAGTCTAATGCATAGAAATCACCCCTGGAGGAGCCTCTGACTATGAAGTCTATATTATACTCATAAAACTGGCCATGAGGGCTATATTATTATGAATAAATGGTTAATTTATTAACGGTCAGAAAAGTCAAGAGCAAAACTTGCATAGTTCCACTTGGTGCTTCTGGCAAGGCCAAATGCTCTGTTTTCATGAGCAAAGTCAGTAAAATTCAGATCAAACTAATTTCAGCAGCCTCATTTCTAAGCATATGCCGCCAGGTTTCAGTCCCAGGTTGTCAGGACCCCCTGCATTGCTGTTGCTATATGTTATTCATCACCCTCTTTCCTGTTGTTATTACAAGCAGGCAGCGTAAGAGGCAGAGGGCGAGGAGCAGCCGGCAACCGAGCCCCCGGCCCCAGAGGCTCTTACCTGGGGGGATATTCTGCCGGCCGTGGCATTTATAGCAGGTACCACGAAGGCAAAggaaagcagcaagaaaaaggCTACGAGCTGGTGCCCAATCTGGAATTACCCGCCGTCAGTCCGGTGGCCATTAAGCCTGGTGCAGGTCAGTACATGTGACTGGGCTGGCACGGCCCGCAGGGAGGGGGATGCCATGGCTGGCATGTGAGCCTGGCCTCGAGCATTTTGCGGGTGTGACTAGGTTGGGAAAGGACCTGGGGATTTCCCATTGCAGGAAAGTCCCCGCCAACACAGAGCTCTTCCATTCCCGCCGGCAGCCTGGGGACAGCCCTGCTGCAGGCGCAAGGCAGAGAGCGTGGGTCCCATTCGCAGCCACGCAGCAAACTGCAGGGGAGCTCTCCCCCCTCCTGAGCTATGTACAGCTGGCCCATAGACCGGGGGCAGCGAGCTCCTTTCTGCCATATCCCCAGCAGGACCTGAGCATCTAATCTTTGCCCTTCCTAGCTTAATGCAATGATGGCTGAAGCCCTGAAATTCCTCAAGATCTTGtttggaaagatttttatttggaaaagcaGCCTGAGGAAGAAGGTCCTTTCAGGTGACCAGGACAAGCCCCCTTGCAGAAGTCCTCTGGTCTCTTCATTCTTCTCTCTGTGTAATGGTAACTGAGAACCTAAGTGGTGTTATAACAAAGCTGCAGTGGTTTATTAGAACATGCTTCATACTATATATACTAGAAACTATACTATACTATACTGGAAACTATATAACTTGCAGTGGAAACTATAACTTGCATCTAATGAACACTGTGAAAAGAAGAGTCCTTCATAACAGTTGGATGAGATAATATGAAAAGAGAGATCTAGAAAAAAAGGAATACTGTTAAAAATGAGAGCAGTTTTCAAAGGATGATTTGCAATAATTCTACCTTTATCTTCAGACTTCCTGATAAAACTATCCACTCACACCCTGAAAATATTACCACTATGCATATTTGTAAAGATACTTTAGGAATTCCAAGCATTACTAAAGTATGCTTGAAAACTAATTTTTGAAATGCACTTTATTTTAACTATTTATGAGGCCTACATAATTCATTAGACTACCAAAGAAAAGCCTGAATCTCAAGTCTAAATGTTTCTACACTTCAATCATGTTCAAATTCAGAGTTTTTCATCTGGTCTTGCCCCTCTCATACAGTTCCAGCACAGACTCCAACCACAGAGGACCTGGTCTGTTTTTTCCAACCAGACTGGCTGAGCTAGTAAAAAGTATTACCTGCCAACCTTACTTCTGTTATTAAAAGAATATTATTCTGCAATCACATTACCAGAATGGAGGAGTTGAGATGTTCTGACTTTGCAAGGTTTACAACTGTTTAGAATAACCTGAAAGCTTCGAGACGCATTCTCTCCACAAAAAATTAGAAAACTTCTGAGACATCGCCCCATACCCCAGCTGCCTGTTCCTGCTTTTCTGCCAGAAGTTACTGCAGAACAGAGCATGTGGCCTTTGCTGCAGTGAGAAATTACGCAGGTTAATTAAAGCAGTGCTAAAATTGGTTTGAGCTGACCACGTGGAATTGGTGCGAAGGACAACAAGAAACGCTCACATGCAGAGGTCTCCACTTGAGGAAGCAGCAGTACGCTGTTGGTGGGAACATCTCTGCCTGAAAGAGGGGATTTGATCAGATCCCTTGTTGCAGTCTCCATGATTAAAATGAGAATACTGCTTGCTGGAACCTGTCATTCCCTTAGGCAGAATTCCAAAGTTTTGTcccagtgaaaaaaaaacatgctaatCTGGTTTCACTTTGGACATACTGGCTGCAACTCACACAGATGCAAACATCATCACCTCTTAGTCCAGCATTTATTAGTCGCTCAGTTTTTCTTGTGAATAACCTTAGTGCTGAAAGGCTCATGAACTGAAAGCTGAAATGTGCATTATGAAGCAAAAACAACATTATAAATATGATTATTGGGAATGTTCAGCAAAGTACATTCCTTCCCTAAGCAGTGCCACCAAGCTCCGTTTAGGAGCATGTACAAATTCACTGTCTTTGAACTCACAGTCATTATGACCAGAGCAGTTTCCCTTTGTCTGGAAGCTTTAATTAGTTCATGTTGTCCTATTTTGGCATGAGAGGAAATCCTCTTAAGAGCAATATTTTTTTTAGTGCCATTAAACAGATTGATCCTGCAGCAGAAAGACAGGATAAAATGTATTTAGCCAAGTTAGGCCTGGGAAATGCAGAATAGTAAATTAATGGATATTTTGCAGGGTTGGCCAAAGGACAGCATATAGACTAGAGCAGTTGCTGCCTGCAACTTCTACAACTGCAGGATGGCAGCAGCCGGACCAGGCTGCGCAGGCCTGGCACGCAGCCCCCGCTGCCTGGCAGGGCATCAGGGTGGCCACCCTGGGGCAGCCCTGGGCTGGGGGCCGAGCAGGAGAAATGCACGGACAGAGCACACAGCACCAAACTGGTCCTGGCTTGTGGTTCACATGGGCTCTCCTGCCGCGCTGCCGGCTGTGGAGAAAGGAGAGGTGCCCAGCGCACACAGCTGCACCTTGTGGCAAGAGCAGCCCATAACCGTGGTGGGAGAGCCAGCGTACCCTGGTGGGAAGGTCACTCACTCTTTGAGTTGAAGCCCTGGAAGCTCTCGCCCAAAACAGCTTTATGTATCTGGTCTCTCCTAGTGGCCATCCCCGCGATTGGGGCCCAGTACTCCATGTTTCAGGCTGCCCCGCCGGCCAAGATGATGGAAGATGGCAAAATCCATGCAGTTGAGCACATCATCAATCCTATCGCCGTCCAGCAGGACCCAGCCAGTGCGGCAgccgctgcagctgcagccgccGCAGCTGTGATACCAGCCGTCTCAACACCTCCCCCCTTCCAGGTGGGTTCAATGCTCGCATTCTGCTCCAGTTAGCCAGATAGGTGGAAAGCCTGATGTCTGGCCATGCTCCTGTGACAGAGACactttattttctcccttttcccaaGATGCCTGATGAGATTCATCTCACATAACTTCAGACATCTACTTAGTGGTTATATCTGATAGCTGAGCCAATGCCTGAGCTACACCTGAGTAGCTTCCTTTCTATTCAAACCTTCCTCTGTATCCAAAGGCAAACCATTCTTTATATcaaaggagaggaagaggcaCTTCTAAAGTGCAGCCTGTCTGACCTTAGACATCTGCGCTTCAGACAATTGCTCTCCCCGCAGGGTGATGCAACCTGGGAGCAAGGGGACAGTCCCCAAAGTGATAGAGCTCTTGTCCAAAAACAAGGCATGCACTTTCAACCCTTCATTCACAATCTCTTGTCCTAAGAGATTTGTCATTCAGCAAATGGAAATTTTTAAGTATGGCATTTTAAGTGCCATAAAGCCATATTAAATCCTTGTTTTCCATAGATGGGCCTGGAGCCTGGAGCCCCTCCCTCCCCATTGCCtattcagcttcatttttttatGCTCCAGCCCCCCTGACCTTTACACCTCATTATCTGGCCATGTCTAAGCAGAATTACAGAGGTCACCCCAGAAGCCTGCTGGCCTCGTTCCCTCCTGCCCGAGATCCTGCCGCGCCGGCTGTCCCGCAGCACCGTAAGCCACACGCAGGCGCAGGCACCCGGCGGGGAGCAGGCCGCCAGAGCAGGCGTCCGCTCAAAATCCTCTCGTGGCAGCGCAGAGCGCATGATGGGGGAACACCCATGTGTTATGTCCAGACCTTTGGAGTTAGGCGGAATATGAGGTAATCACTCCTCTTCTGTAGTTGGAATTCCATTATTTtacagtaacagtaaaaaaatctAAGTGAAGGTTTACACTAATAAGGTTACAGAGTTGCACTGTGCAATTACGTAGCTACAGACCATTGCAAGTCATCGCTCTTTTAACATTTACTGTTTGTATTGCAGTAGAGTCCGAGTCCCAGTCTGGGGTGAGGGATGCTCTTGTATGAGGCCCATCATGTGCAAAATGGATGTTTGCCACAAAAGGTTTATGAAACAATAATTTCTTTCCCCTACAGAAACAACATTGCCAGGCTAGGAGGTGCATTACTGTGCATGCAGGGCTGACACCCACTGACTCGTTCAGCATCGTGAGGGGGCTGTAGGTGGCAACAGGCCCCTGAGGGGACTCTGCCTGTTTCTGCTGCTGCCTGGTGCTTTTGGTGCCGCTAGGGGCACGGGCACCCAGTGGGGGGACACACTCTGGCCCTCTCCCTGGGACAACAGGTGGCAGCGCCTGGGTGGACAGCAGCAGTTTGTCtctccagctccaccacagccCCACTAGCAAGATCTGCCAGGGTAGATGAGGGTCTGGATGATGGTGCCCAGCATGCATTGGGTGCTTCAAAATACAACCATCCCTGACTAGTCAGGCTGCTGTAGGAGGGCTGTGGGAACCATAAATAGGGATTTTTGGTATGAGAGTCAGCAAGAGTCAGTATAAGGGGGGAGTGACATTTTGCTGGGGAGGTTGGCCAAGACACTGGCAGGCTACGCGAAAGGAGACTAAGAGCGATTGCATGAGCAGCCAAAGGTGATGGGGCAGGATGCAAATGGAGCAGAAGGAAATCAAGTGCCATGAAGCACGATGAGGGCAGGACAGCAGGACACAGAGGTGTGCAGGGTTTCGAAGGCAGTGCCGAGCCCTACCCCGCATGCCCAAGCAGCAGGGAGCCCACACTGGGACGTGGCATCAGTCGCAGGCCTTCATTTCACCCTCTGCCTCTGCCCGACACCAGGACCCGCAGCCCAAACACATGTGAGTTTTCCCAAGGTGCTCCCAGCCCCCAGCTTAGGTCCTTCCACTAGTCAAGCCCCTGATCCCTGCTCATGGTCATCCTTCTCCCCCTTAAAAACTGTAAGGAAACATCGACAGGAACATGAAAATCTTCTTGCTCAGTGCAGGCTGCATGAACAGTGGCAGTTTGCACCTAAGAGGCTCACCTTTTACTCCCAGGGCCGCCCGATAACACCAGTGTACACCATGGCTCCCAACGTGCCGCGAATTCCCGCCGCCGGGATTTACGGGACAAGTTACGTGCCGTTTGCGGCGCCCACCGCGGCGACGGCGACGATAGCCACACTACAGAAGaacgccgcggcggcagcggcggcggcagccgctTACGGAGGATATGCCGGCTATATACCTCAGGCGTTTCCAGCCGCCACCATCCAGGTTCCGATACACGACGTCTACCAGACGTACTGAGACTGGCAGTGAAAGAGgctggaggaaaaacaaacactgaaggAACACTTTACTATTTATGAAGAAAGAACCTACTGCAAAAGAGTAACATTTAGACTCAGTAAACTGATGCAGAACCTGAAAGTGAAGAATGTTAAAGAatatgtttgaaatattttatacGCATGAagttttcactcatttttttaggctatttttaaaatttaacatgCCTGTATTCATACATTTCTAAACGACCTCGAGGCATTCAGCCCACTGCTTACATGCATTTATACGCATTATAGTGGGATTGCATATGGTCTTTTTTTTAGCAGTTATATTTTCAATATATATGTGGTATGAAGGTTATTTTTTAGTAACTTCTGCACTCCAGAGATGTCTATTTTGTAGTGCCTTTAATAATATATCAGCTATATATTAAAAAGCCCACCTGAGCAGCTAGGGAAAGTTTAAACAATATATTTTGAAGAATATATTCAATATTTAAAGACTACATAccttagaattttttaaaagaaaagaaacaacaagTATCTTATTTAAAAGTTATACTGGAAAGTGCAATTTGAAAAATGTGCAAGACCTCTGCATTTTTGTGCTGGCATTAATACAATCTCTTTGTTATTATTTGGAATCAAAAATAACTAATATTgcctttttggaagaaaaaagcctCATCGCACAAACCTCTTCCTAGTGTGATTAGCAGGCTTACATTAAGTAAAGGAAAGGTTCTGAGTTTTCCTTAACAACTGGATTTTGTATTTATTGAAGCTACTAGCAGTTCAGCCTTGGAGCACATGCAGAAATGAGTATCTGGTATTTCACGTAAGGTGTCTTGACTTAGATCTTCACCCAGTATAAACCTAGGCTGTTTTTAAATgctctttattttattctttgaagTATATGTTGTAGTGACTGAGAATGTATGCTGTCGGAGGCAAGACCGAGCTCCTCTTGTCAACAGGAAGTACAGCGTTATTTACCTATAGCTTCATCATGTTCCATGACAAATTTCTGAGGTACTAGGGGTGTTAGTGATATTGGAATTAATAAAACAGGGCTAGCCTCCCTCCCACCCTCCATTCCAGTTCTCATTAACTGGGGTTATGGATGCACATCAGGGATGGGAGTGATTAGACCTGATGATTTTAAGAAATAGAGCTTGTAAATATCTTTTAATATAcgtttttaaagtcattttatgTTGCAAATTTACATGGTATGTGGTTtaccacaaaacaaaaacattttatttcgaCGTtataaaaaagtttgttttattaaGAAGTAAATATATTATTGCAGTGTTTTGTGGCCTGTTTAAAGGCTTTTATTTAGTAGTGCAGTGAATGTAAAATATAGtaaaatgttaaagaaatatcttgcccatttTATGAAGTGCATCAGCTCTGCAAACACAACTCCAGTGAAATGAGATGTGAAGCAGGGAATGAGTAAACAATTCCCTTTTTATGGTATAAATACCAGCTGAAGAGGTTTCATGTAAAGGTATATTTTGACCACTGAACCACTTCCAGATCATGTCCAACTCAGTAAATTGGCCTTTTGATGTGTATTTTTCTTGCCTCAAAATTGAGCAGTTGCTTTTTAGGTGCTTTTATTCAGCAAAGCTGAGCTCTCTTTAAACATTTTGAATGATTATCGAAAGCACTGTGAGGACGTTAACCATTAAATTGGACTCTGCCCCTCCATGCTCCTTTCCAGGAGACTTTTATTGTGCGTCCCAGCACTTCTGAAAACGCACCTAGACCTTAGCCCAAGGGCCCGGCCCGTTTTTAGGGCAAGAGGCGTGGGCAAAGCCCTGGGGAAGCCTCGGAAACgcgccctgctgcagcaccggcTGGAGGCAGGCGGTGCCTGGCCGGGGGCCGCGAATGGCTGCCCGAGACGCGTCAGGGCTCTGGCTAAGGCTTCACACGGCCGGACGCAAAAAGCTGGTGGTGAGGGCCAGCCCAGCACTGCGTCCACTCTGCACAAACACCCCCGGGGCAGGGAAGGACAGTCCAGTGCAGGGGCCCTGCCGCCCCCTAGTCCCGGGTCAGTAATCCACTGCTCCCGCTCTCACTGTACCTTACCTATACTTTTTATCCAGTGACAGGAATAGAAAGGACACCCTAACGTAACATGGCAAGCCCCGAGGTGTCCTGGCCCCTCGTGCCGCTGGGGCAGCGCTAGCTGTGCCCTGGCCGGGCTGGcagcccccaggcacctcccagccAGGTACCTCTGAGCCTCCCACCTGCCTCTGCCCTTTATACTTGTTGCTAAACCATTTCATGTACACTACTACTGAGGTAAGTCTAATAACTTGAAATGTGAACATCTTTAGGTTAAGAACAAactatacaaagaaaaaaaaatatatatatatacaaaaaaaaactAGTGTGCCTTATTCTTGAAAGAGCTGATATTTTAGGTGTTTTATTGTATCTCTGTTCTCTGTACTGTTGGAAGCCTCTGAGTTTATTTAGTTCTTGCTCCCTTTACGGTACATTTCTAGGATGTAGTGAATAAAGCATTCTTTAAAAATGGAGACTGTCAATTCATTGTACCATGCTGCTGCGAGGTTGAGTCACCCAGAAGAGACTGTCGCACTGGGTAGGCTTTTGGGTGcttccctgggagctggggcaggagggggagcagGGCGCCAGAGCCGGCATCCCGCAGGCGCCTGCGGGGAGATGTGCTGTCCCCCTGCCTCCCTTGTCCCACCACTGCCGAGGACAGAGCCCTGCCCAGCCAGCATCGCCATTCTTCCAGCAGGCCTAGGATCAGCCTAAATTTCTTTTCACATCCAGTTCAGAGtctatgcaaagaaaaaaatatacatatatacaaaatatatattttattttatatatatatatataaataaatatatatatatataaactgtgGAAGGAAAAAGTGTATGGAAGAACAGAGATTGGTGTCTCTCCATGCTTTCCATTAACCCCATGCACAAAACCCCTGGCACTTTGTTGCATGTCCCTGgtgcagggcagcagcactgtAGGCTGGCACTGAAGTGCCCCATCGAGGGGAAATGGCACATTGTTTTCATCCCTGCATGATTCAGCCTTTAACCACAGTCCTTTTATACATGGAAGGCTAAACTGTACCTGTTGGCAATATGTGCAGTCCTGCAGAATTCCTGCTTGTTTCCTCAGTGTAAGTCCTTTGGAAGAAAATTTGCTGAAAATACCAAGTCTTGGGAGAAAAGCAGACCAGCTAAGAGAAGACCAGAACAAATACTGCACTATCTTCTACATCCCTCATAGGAAAGCAAAGTATCTGCAACCTACTCTCTCTATACATCATTTTTCACGCTACAATAAGGGCAACTTTTTTGAACTTAACATGTCTTGAGCTTCCTAAAGGATACTAATCAAGAGAGTTTTCCCTAGTCTTTTTTGTGCtagcaaatggaaagaaaatatttttttttattctttgtaggacttgggggggggggggggggagataacAAAGAGAGTGCTCtaattttgcttgtttctttacaTAAGTCTGTGTGTCCCAGCAACCATTTCCTATACAAGTTCAATCTATCTTGCTCAGGAAGTGGATAACCAACATGATGCTGAACACAGCTTTCAAGGAGATATAGCCACATAAGGACTTCAATTGTCAGACAAATTATCAAGTCACACAAGAAGACTAATGTCTTCCCTATAATTAGTTGCCAATGTTCCCACTCACTAGAGGTCCACCTACATTCACTTTGGATGAAAAAGAAACTCAAACTGTGGCTCTTTATAGGTGTTCATACACTCCACAAAAATCAAGCATTTTGATTTCTGAGACAAAAGATTGTGCCACACTGAAACATGTCTCTGTTGCTCTCCTGCaattttcctctttccctttatCCAAGTTATCCAAGATTAAAATGAATCTACACCGCATTCTATTACATTTTCTAAACAGACAGTTTATAAGAGAATTTATCATTTTCCTAGATTGCTGGTTTCTGATTTCAGTTTTGTAAGATCCTAACTAA from Apteryx mantelli isolate bAptMan1 chromosome 5, bAptMan1.hap1, whole genome shotgun sequence includes:
- the RBM47 gene encoding RNA-binding protein 47 isoform X3, which gives rise to MTAEDSTARMSNDSSNMATTKVPEGVAGAPNEAALLALMERTGYSMIQENGQRKYGGPPPGWEGLHPPRGCEVFVGKIPRDVYEDELVPVFESVGRIYEMRLMMDFDGKNRGYAFVMYTQKHEAKRAVRELNNYEIRPGRLLGVCCSVDNCRLFIGGIPKMKKREEILEEIAKVTEGVLDVIVYASAADKMKNRGFAFVEYESHRAAAMARRKLMPGRIQLWGHQIAVDWAEPEIDVDEDVMETVKILYVRNLMIETTEDTIKKVFGQFNPGCVERVKKIRDYAFVHFTTREDAIHAMNNLNGAELEGSCLEVTLAKPVDKEQYTRYQKAAKGGAAATPEVTQQPNYVYSCDPYTLAYYGYPYNALIGPNRDYFVKAGSVRGRGRGAAGNRAPGPRGSYLGGYSAGRGIYSRYHEGKGKQQEKGYELVPNLELPAVSPVAIKPGAVAIPAIGAQYSMFQAAPPAKMMEDGKIHAVEHIINPIAVQQDPASAAAAAAAAAAAVIPAVSTPPPFQGRPITPVYTMAPNVPRIPAAGIYGTSYVPFAAPTAATATIATLQKNAAAAAAAAAAYGGYAGYIPQAFPAATIQVPIHDVYQTY
- the RBM47 gene encoding RNA-binding protein 47 isoform X1, which gives rise to MTAEDSTARMSNDSSNMATTKVPEGVAGAPNEAALLALMERTGYSMIQENGQRKYGGPPPGWEGLHPPRGCEVFVGKIPRDVYEDELVPVFESVGRIYEMRLMMDFDGKNRGYAFVMYTQKHEAKRAVRELNNYEIRPGRLLGVCCSVDNCRLFIGGIPKMKKREEILEEIAKVTEGVLDVIVYASAADKMKNRGFAFVEYESHRAAAMARRKLMPGRIQLWGHQIAVDWAEPEIDVDEDVMETVKILYVRNLMIETTEDTIKKVFGQFNPGCVERVKKIRDYAFVHFTTREDAIHAMNNLNGAELEGSCLEVTLAKPVDKEQYTRYQKAAKGGAAATPEVTQQPNYVYSCDPYTLAYYGYPYNALIGPNRDYFVKAGSVRGRGRGAAGNRAPGPRGSYLGGYSAGRGIYSRYHEGKGKQQEKGYELVPNLELPAVSPVAIKPGAVAIPAIGAQYSMFQAAPPAKMMEDGKIHAVEHIINPIAVQQDPASAAAAAAAAAAAVIPAVSTPPPFQFAPKRLTFYSQGRPITPVYTMAPNVPRIPAAGIYGTSYVPFAAPTAATATIATLQKNAAAAAAAAAAYGGYAGYIPQAFPAATIQVPIHDVYQTY
- the RBM47 gene encoding RNA-binding protein 47 isoform X2, whose product is MTAEDSTARMSNDSSNMATTKVPEGVAGAPNEAALLALMERTGYSMIQENGQRKYGGPPPGWEGLHPPRGCEVFVGKIPRDVYEDELVPVFESVGRIYEMRLMMDFDGKNRGYAFVMYTQKHEAKRAVRELNNYEIRPGRLLGVCCSVDNCRLFIGGIPKMKKREEILEEIAKVTEGVLDVIVYASAADKMKNRGFAFVEYESHRAAAMARRKLMPGRIQLWGHQIAVDWAEPEIDVDEDVMETVKILYVRNLMIETTEDTIKKVFGQFNPGCVERVKKIRDYAFVHFTTREDAIHAMNNLNGAELEGSCLEVTLAKPVDKEQYTRYQKAAKGGAAATPEVTQQPNYVYSCDPYTLAYYGYPYNALIGPNRDYFVKGSVRGRGRGAAGNRAPGPRGSYLGGYSAGRGIYSRYHEGKGKQQEKGYELVPNLELPAVSPVAIKPGAVAIPAIGAQYSMFQAAPPAKMMEDGKIHAVEHIINPIAVQQDPASAAAAAAAAAAAVIPAVSTPPPFQFAPKRLTFYSQGRPITPVYTMAPNVPRIPAAGIYGTSYVPFAAPTAATATIATLQKNAAAAAAAAAAYGGYAGYIPQAFPAATIQVPIHDVYQTY